The Candidatus Methylacidiphilales bacterium genome segment GTGCGCACGCCACACATCGCGCGAGAGAAGATGTATGTAACTTCCGGGCATCTCCCATACTACGCGGATAGTATGTTTCCGCCGATCGTCGTAAGTGAAGGATCTGAGCAAACCTTAGGAAATACGGATAAGGCAGAGAAAGCGACCGAGCGATATTATTTGAAAGCCATGAACTGTCCTCATCATCATCGGATTTTTGCTGCTCAGCCGAGGAGTTATCGTGATCTCCCTTTACGCTTAGCTGAATATGGATGTTGTTATCGTTACGAGCAAAGTGGGGAACTTTTTGGCCTGATGCGTGTGCGGTCATTGAACATGAACGACGCCCACATTTATTGCACTGAGGAGCAGTTTGCAGAGGAATTTCGGGCGGTGAATGAGATGTATCTCCACTACTTTAAAATTTTTGGATTCCAAAAATATGTGATGCGCTTCTCAACTCACGACCCAACAAAATTGGGGCAAAAATATGTGAATGAGCCGGAACTTTGGTTGAAGACTGAAGCAATGGTCAGGCAGGTCTTAATAGATAGTGGAATTCCCTTTGTTGAGGTCCCTAATGAAGCAGCTTTCTACGGACCCAAAATTGACGTTCAAGTCTGGAGCGCGGTTGGGCGTGAATTCACAATAGCGACTAACCAAGTGGACTTTGCTGTTCCAAAGCGTTTTGGCTTGACCTATCGGGATCGCGACAATACTGAGAAGACTCCTCTCTGTATCCATCGTGCACCGCTTGGGACGCACGAGCGATTCATTGGTTTTTTAATTGAACATTACGCTGGGAATTTTCCTTTGTGGTTATCCCCTGAGCAAGTGAGAATATTGACAATTGGGGTGGAAGAGCCGCTACTTCAATATGCGCGTGGAATTGAATCGATCCTGATTCAAGAATTGGTGCGGGTCCGCGGAGATTACTCTAGTGATCCGATCAAGGCTAAAATTGCCAATGCGGAAAAAGCGCACGTCCACACAATGCTAATCATAGGACCGCGTGATCTTGCGGAAGGAAAAGTCTCGGTGCGACTCCGCGGGAAAGGTCCACAGGGGGCATTACCTAAAGATAAAGTTATAGAAAACATTATTTCCGCTATCTCTGAAAGACGACCTGATTAAGACATTATGCCTAAATCTCTCCCGAGAGCTTCACGTGCTGAGGTGTCGCGCAAGACTCGTCCCAAGACTCACCGAGCATTACAACATATCGATAAAACGCAACACCTGATTCGAAAAATTCAGGCCGTATTTGAACTGCCACTCTTGATTTATTGGACATCGTCAGGCGGCTCAATTTGCCATAATGATGTTGTGGCGATGTCCAGATTACTCGTCGACTGGAAAAGTGCTGGGAGAGTTGCACTCTTCCTCAAATCGGATGGTGGCAATCCAGAAGCAGCGTTACGGTTAGTCCATTTGCTTCGACAGCGTTTTTCTCACATTACTCTACTGGCGCCTTTTGAGTGCGCGTCGGCAGCGACGATGGTGGCTCTCGGCGCTAATGAAATCTATATGGGACCGACCTCTTATCTGACGGCAGTAGACACTTCTTTAAAACACGATCTGTCTCCAGTGGACCATCACAACAATCTCGTCTCTGTAAGCCAAGATGAGGTTATGAGAATTTTACGGATGTGGAGGGAACAAAAACTAGCCAGCAATCCATTTCCTGAAATTTACAAATATCTGCACCCCCTTGTGCTCGGGGCGTTAGATCGCTCAAGCTCTCTTTCAATGAGGATTTGCAAAGAACTATTGAGTTACCACATGGACGATACGGCTAAAGCCGATCGGATTAGCTATGCGCTTAATTATGAATATCCATCGCATTCTTATCCGATCACAGCACGAGAAGCTCGTCGGATCGGACTCACAGTTAAGGATTTGACGGCTGAGCAGGATGCTTTGTTAAGAGACCTCTATCACGTTTTATCGGAAATGACACAAGTGGATATAACGGATTACGACACTCAAAATTACCACAACGAAGAAATCTGCAACGTGCTAGAAATAGAAGGGCGACAAGTTTATTTTCTAGTAGATAAAGATTGGCATTATCGCTCGGAGGAACGCCGCTGGGTCCCCATGCATGATCGCTCAGGATGGTTTCAGACGCTTCGAGTTAACAAACAGTGGAAGACCGAGAAATTCTACATCCGTTAGAGATGAAGTTTTGCTAACTA includes the following:
- the thrS gene encoding threonine--tRNA ligase, translated to MAHQSLENDSRMTELERIRHSCAHVMATAISRLWPDAQFAYGPPVENGFYYDLECSHRITPEDFPAIEAEMKKEIRANHPFERIEVSREQAITDAMSGRLGSLSVREGQPSKYKLDLIQQIPEGEVITYYRNGDFIDLCAGPHVMRTGEIGAFKLTSVASAYYKGDERNPQLQRIYGTAFKTKAELDAYFAMIEEAKKRDHRRLGAELSLYVIDAEYVGAGLPLWLPNGTVLVEELEKLAKETEFRSGYQRVRTPHIAREKMYVTSGHLPYYADSMFPPIVVSEGSEQTLGNTDKAEKATERYYLKAMNCPHHHRIFAAQPRSYRDLPLRLAEYGCCYRYEQSGELFGLMRVRSLNMNDAHIYCTEEQFAEEFRAVNEMYLHYFKIFGFQKYVMRFSTHDPTKLGQKYVNEPELWLKTEAMVRQVLIDSGIPFVEVPNEAAFYGPKIDVQVWSAVGREFTIATNQVDFAVPKRFGLTYRDRDNTEKTPLCIHRAPLGTHERFIGFLIEHYAGNFPLWLSPEQVRILTIGVEEPLLQYARGIESILIQELVRVRGDYSSDPIKAKIANAEKAHVHTMLIIGPRDLAEGKVSVRLRGKGPQGALPKDKVIENIISAISERRPD